The Streptosporangium album genome segment GAGTTCGCCGACCAGTTCGTGGTGCCTGCCGAGGTCCAGTTCGAGCTGGATGCAGTCTTCGTTCGCCGTGATCCGGCGTTCGGTGAGCCTGCCCGCCGCGGACTGCACGAGCCTGCTCTCGATGCCCTCCAGAGCGGGGCCACGCCACAGGGAGAGCGCCTCGCGGTAGTGCCTTATGGCCTCGCCGGGGCTGCGGTTCTCGCGGGCGCGCCGGGCCTGGGTGACGAGGGTTTCGAAGCGATTCGAATCGATCTGGCCGTTGTCGACCTGGATCTCGTATCCCTGGGACTGGGTGGAGATGAGATCGGCGTTACCGTGGGCGGCGAACAGGCGCCGGAGCGCGGATATGCAGATCTGCACCTGGGCCCGTGATGTGGTCGGCGGGTCGTCACCGTAGATCGCCTCCATAAGGCGGCCGATGGTGATCGCCCGGTTGGGGTCGAGCAGGAGGACGGCCAGGACGGTCTGCTGTCTGATGCCTCCCAGGTCCAGACGCTGGCCGTCTACGGTGATCTCAAGAGGCCCCAGAACACGAAAATCCACCGCATCTCCTTGAAGAAAACTCGCAACCCAGCCTCATGCGAAAGTCTTCACACTCCCCGATGCGAGAGAAGTGTCAGTCGTCCGTCCATGTCAGGTATACAACCCCAGGGAGTTCCGTCCCACGGGAACGATTGCCGCTGGCGATCTCGTAACGTTCGCGGCCAATGATCTTACCGGTATCGACGTCGCCCCGTATGCGATGTGTCGCTTTCGGGGGGAGCGTACTACTTTGTGTGGTGGCGTGCCAGGGGTATCCCACGGGCCGCGATAAGTTCGCTCCTCGTTTTGTTCCCGTAACCTTGTGGACACGCAAACAGAAACGGCCGGAGACGACTATGTCTCCGGCCGTTCGGGTGCCTGCGCACCCGTGGCGCTTACCTCATGAACCGTCCCACGGGTCGCCGTTCATCGTGGCCGGGACGGTGGGCGTGAGATGCCCCGCGGCGTCGACGGTCGTGGCCGCGGCTGCGACGGCGCCCGTGACCAGCACGCCGACGGTGAGGGCCGTGGAGAAGGCGATACGGAAGACGAGGCCGGGGCTGTAGTCGCTCATTTTTCGCTTACCTCTTGTCGTGTCGCGGTGGCCGATGACCGCCGGCTGATTTCCTGCTGCCCGATCAACGTCGCAGTCGCCGCCATCCGCTCATTATCGGATCGCTTCCCGCGTGCCATTAATGCAGCTCAGACCTATGGGAATTAATTTTCCGCAGTTTTTACGAGCAGGGCTCATAAGTTATGCGGGCGAAGCGTTCGATTCCGGACGGGTGCCCCGAAGTGCTTTTTCGCGCGGTGTGCCATGGAGGGCGGATAGCTGAGCGAAGGCGTACGGATAGCGAGTTCCGGAACTCTGGACGGAGGCCCGGGCCGGCCGGTGTCCGTCGCATTCGACGGCCGGGCGACGCGTACGGGATCGGGAGCGGAGGGGAACGGATGCGCGCAGAATCGCCCGCCGGCTCGTGGAGGCACCCCGCGGGTGCCCGGTACGTGATCGCAGAGGTAGTCGAGCAGTCCGTCGCAGCGGACCCGGGAAGACAGGTGTCCTTGACATGAGCATTACCGCGCAGGCACTGGACGGCGTCTACGGTCGATCGGCCGCAGGCGTGCGGGCGCGCCTGGAACGGGCCGACGCCGGCTGCTGGGACTCCGTCGCCGCCGCCGAGACCGACGGCGACGGTCGCATCAGCGAATGGCGCCGCCAGAAGTTCGAGCGGGGCCTCTACCGCATCATCTTCGACAGTGATTACTACTTTGTCGGCCTCGGCCTGAGCGCCGCCTATCCGGAGATCACGGTTGTTTTCCGCATGCAGGACGAGGCTGATTCCTACCAGATCAAGGTGCTGCTCTCGCCCTACTCCTATTCGACGTATTTCGGTTCCGGCAGTTGACGACAGTCGTGCAGGTACAGAAGGGAACCCGAAGTGAAGATCACTCGACCCTCAGCCGGGCGCTACAGCCCTTTCACGCCGATAACCCTTCCCGGGCGGGTCTGGCCGGGCAACACCATCACCATCGCGCCGCGCTGGCTGTCGACCGACCTGCGTGACGGCAACCAGTCACTGGCCAACCCCATGTCGCCCGACCGCAAACTGGCGATGTTCGAGCTTCTGGTCGGCATGGGCTACAAGGAGATCGAGGTCGGGTTCCCGGTCGCGAGCCAGGACGACCACGACTTCCTGCGTGTGCTCATCGAGCAG includes the following:
- the uraH gene encoding hydroxyisourate hydrolase, with protein sequence MSITAQALDGVYGRSAAGVRARLERADAGCWDSVAAAETDGDGRISEWRRQKFERGLYRIIFDSDYYFVGLGLSAAYPEITVVFRMQDEADSYQIKVLLSPYSYSTYFGSGS